In Elaeis guineensis isolate ETL-2024a chromosome 1, EG11, whole genome shotgun sequence, a genomic segment contains:
- the LOC105060363 gene encoding nudix hydrolase 12, mitochondrial isoform X2: protein MSSVLLARTGRHQQRYQDHFRLVAGCIPYKQKANTENHSGDLIACLEVLMISSPNRADLVFPKGGWENDETVGEAACREALEEAGVRGIINETLLGEWTFRSKSRQNSCSLEGTCKVQMFALEVTEELPCWPEQASHERKWVSARDAFKLCRYEWMREALHEFIRLMSGKTNQPSPEVPEPPGFFIVKPTALTI from the exons ATGTCGTCGGTTCTGCTAGCTCGGACGGGGCGCCACCAGCAGCGTTACCAAGATCATTTCCGGCTTGTTGCTGG ATGCATTCCCTATAAGCAAAAGGCAAACACAGAGAATCACAGCGGCGATTTGATAGCTTGTCTGGAAGTCCTCATGATTTCTTCACCAAATCGAGCTGATCTTGTCTTCCCTAAG GGTGGATGGGAGAATGATGAGACTGTAGGTGAAGCAGCATGTCGCGAAGCTCTGGAGGAAGCTGGTGTTAGGGGAATTATAAAT GAAACTTTACTGGGTGAATGGACTTTTAGAAGCAAGAGCAGGCAGAACAGTTGCAGCCTTGAAGGAACTTGCAAAGTTCAGATGTTTGCCTTGGAGGTTACCGAAGAGCTGCCGTGCTGGCCAGAGCAGGCGAGCCACGAAAGGAAATGG GTATCCGCGAGGGATGCATTTAAACTTTGTCGGTATGAGTGGATGCGCGAAGCTCTTCATGAATTCATACGACTAATGTCAGGCAAAACCAATCAACCTTCTCCTGAAGTACCTGAGCCACCCGGCTTCTTCATTGTGAAGCCTACGGCTTTGACGATCTGA
- the LOC105060363 gene encoding nudix hydrolase 13, mitochondrial isoform X1, translated as MRFLLCCWDSRFGDISGETELLSRYYTRIRETEPLLISFHPFAAFPSLKLATFCRKSMSSVLLARTGRHQQRYQDHFRLVAGCIPYKQKANTENHSGDLIACLEVLMISSPNRADLVFPKGGWENDETVGEAACREALEEAGVRGIINETLLGEWTFRSKSRQNSCSLEGTCKVQMFALEVTEELPCWPEQASHERKWVSARDAFKLCRYEWMREALHEFIRLMSGKTNQPSPEVPEPPGFFIVKPTALTI; from the exons ATGAGGTTTTTGCTCTGTTGCTGGGATTCGAGATTTGGTGATATCTCAGGTGAAACAGAGCTTCTCTCTCGCTATTATACTAGGATTCGTGAAACAGAGCCTCTTCTCATATCTTTCCATCCGTTTGCTGCTTTTCCTTCTCTAAAGTTGGCAACTTTTTGTCGCAAAAGTATGTCGTCGGTTCTGCTAGCTCGGACGGGGCGCCACCAGCAGCGTTACCAAGATCATTTCCGGCTTGTTGCTGG ATGCATTCCCTATAAGCAAAAGGCAAACACAGAGAATCACAGCGGCGATTTGATAGCTTGTCTGGAAGTCCTCATGATTTCTTCACCAAATCGAGCTGATCTTGTCTTCCCTAAG GGTGGATGGGAGAATGATGAGACTGTAGGTGAAGCAGCATGTCGCGAAGCTCTGGAGGAAGCTGGTGTTAGGGGAATTATAAAT GAAACTTTACTGGGTGAATGGACTTTTAGAAGCAAGAGCAGGCAGAACAGTTGCAGCCTTGAAGGAACTTGCAAAGTTCAGATGTTTGCCTTGGAGGTTACCGAAGAGCTGCCGTGCTGGCCAGAGCAGGCGAGCCACGAAAGGAAATGG GTATCCGCGAGGGATGCATTTAAACTTTGTCGGTATGAGTGGATGCGCGAAGCTCTTCATGAATTCATACGACTAATGTCAGGCAAAACCAATCAACCTTCTCCTGAAGTACCTGAGCCACCCGGCTTCTTCATTGTGAAGCCTACGGCTTTGACGATCTGA